In Planctomycetota bacterium, the DNA window AGACGACCGAGAAGCTCTGCGCAGAGCTCGGTGTCGAGGTGTGCTTCCCGTCCGCATCGCTGCGGAACGCCGTCGACGACAAGATGGAGACCACCCGCATCGGCAACAAGGCCCGCGTGTACAGCGTGCCCAACAAGCTCGCGAAGGTCCGCAGCTACGAGCATCTTCGCAAGGCTGCCGGGCGGCTGGGCGACGATCTCGTGATCCAGACCGCCTACGGCGACTCGGGGCACACGACCTTCTTCGTGTCCAGCGAGAAGGACTTCGCGAAGCACGAGGCCGACATCGTCTCGGCCCCCGAGGTCAAGATCATGAAGCGGATCCGCTGCCGCGGCAGCGCCCTCGAGGCGTGCGTCACACGGCACGGTACCATCGTGGGCCCGCTGATGACCGAGCTCGTCGGCTTCTCTGAGCTGACGCCCTACAAGGGTGGCTGGTGCGGCAACGAGGTGTTCGCGGATGCCTTTGACCGCCGCATCCGCCGCAACGCGAGGCGGGCGGCGGCGGCCTTCGGCGACCAGCTCCGCGAGATGGGTTATCGCGGCTACTTCGAGCTGGACTTCCTGACCGACCTCGACACGGGCCGCGTCTACCTGGGCGAGTGCAACCCGCGGATCACAGGCGCCAGCAGCATGACCAACCTGGCGGCCTTTGCGCACGCCGACGCGCCGCTGTTCCTCTTCCACCTGCTCGAGTGGATGGGCATCGACTACGAGCTGGACGTCGAGGAGCTGAACGAACGCTGGGCCGATCCGGACAACATCGATAGCTGGAGCCAGCTGGTGCTCAAGAGCACCGACGACACGGTCGACCAGATCACCCAGGCCCCGCCCTCGGGCATCTACGAGCTCGACGGTCGCGGCCAGATGCGGTACGTCCGCATGCAGACGCACCGCCGCACTGTGCAGTACGAGAACCGGGCGTTCTACCTGCGGATTGCCGGCGTGGGCGACTACCGCTACGAGGGCGCGGACCTGGGCATCCTCGTCAGCCCGGGCCGCTTCATGGACGACGACTTCAAGCTCACCCGCCGCGCCCGCCAGTGGATCGCCGGCCTGCGGGGCATGTACGGCGGCGAGGGCGTCGCCCCCGCCGAGCAGCCCGAGCCCACGGGCTTCAAGCTCCTGTGAACCCGCCGGCCGACACGCGGCCCCGCTTGCTCTTCCGCGCGCTCGATGAGGCCGAGCACCGCGACGAGGTGCGCGACGTGTTCTATGCGTACTGGCCGTCCTACCGCTCGTGGATCGCTCGCAGCGGCCGCACGCCGTCGGCCCGCCGATCGCGCGAGGCCTACCTCGGCTGCATGCCCGAGATGGAACCCGTGCTGGAGCACCAGCGCGACGCCTTCGGCACAGAGGCCGAGGTCCTGCGGCTCCTGACGCTCTATGCGCCGCCGCCGATGGTCCGGGGCTGCTCGCAGGCGGTCTGGATCGGCGATGGGGACGCGGCGCTCGTCCGCAACTACGACCACGCGCCGCAGCTCTCCGATGGCCTCGTGCTCCGCGCCAACTGGGGCGGCACACGCACGCTCGCCATGACCGATTGCCTCGTGGGCGCCCTCGACGGCATCAACGAGCACGGCGTGGCGATCGCGCTGGCCTTCGGCGGCCGACCGGCGCACGGCGATGGATTCGCCGCCTCCATGCTCGTGCGTTACGCCCTCCAGGTCGCATCCACAACCGATGAGGCGGTCGACGCGATGCGGCGGGTGCCGTGTGCGATGACCTATACGTTCCTCATCATCGATGCCCAAGCGCACCACGCGACGGTGTACGCCGCCCCGGACCGCCTACCGAAGATCGACCACCTGCCCGCCTCGACCAACCACCAGGGCAGGATTGAGTGGCCCCGCTACGCGGCGTTCTCGAAGACGGCCGAGCGGCTCGCGCACCTGCGGGCGTGCCTGGATGCGAACCCGTCGCTGCACGAGCTGCAGCGGGCCCTGCTCGAGCCGCCGCTGCACCGCACCGGCTACGAACGCGGCTCGGGCACCCTCTACACGGCGACCTACCGCACCGCCGACCGCTGCCTGGAATTGCACTGGCCCGATGCTCGCATGGCCATCGGCCTCGAGGGCGATATGCCCGAGCCGCACCTGGCGGTGTATGACACTTCGTAGCGTCGTACCAGGCTCAGCGTGCACGGTCATGCGGGGTGGGACGAAAGCGGGCGACGCGACTCGAACGCGCAACATTCAGCTTGGAAGGCTGACGCTCTACCATTGAGCTACGCCCGCGGAAGCGTTCAAAGGCAAGTGACCCCGACGGGATTCGAACCCGTGTTGCCGCCGTGAAAGGGCGGAGTCCTAAACCACTAGACGACGGGGCCACAGCGATCGATCTGCAGGCAAGGAGGATAGCAAGGCCGACCCGGAACGTCCCGAGGAATTGGCTACTCCGCGGGACCGCGCTGCGCCGCATCGAGGCACAGGATCTCGAAGGCCACGTGGGCCGCCAGCAGCGCCGTGTAGCCACCGGGGTCGCGCTCGGGCAGGACCTCGACGATGTCGGCCCCGACGATCGATGCCCCCCGCATCCGCCGCAGCAGCGCGAATGCCTCGCGCGGCGTGAGTCCGCCCGGGCAGGGCGTCCCCGTGCCCGGTGCGTAGGCGGGATCGATGCAATCCACATCGAAGGTGGCGTACGTCGCCGAGCCCGCGGTGCGATCCAGGAAGCCGCGGATGGCCGCCTCGCCCTCGCCCGCATCGAGGTCGTCCTGGCTCACGATCGTGATGCCGTGGTCGCGGGCGTAGGCCAGGTCGTCCTTGCTGTTCAGCGGCCCCTTGATGCCGATCGAGATCATCCGCTTCGGATCGATCAACCCATCCTCGATCGCCCGGACGAACGGCGAGGCGTGCCCCCATCGCTCGCCCCAGACCGCGTCGACCGTGTCGAGGTGGGTATCGAAGTGGACGGCCGCTAGCGCCTCGCCCCCGCGCCGCTCGAAGGTCGCCCGCATGTTGGCGTAGGCGATGGAGTGATCCCCGCCGATGGCCAGCAGCTTCGTATGCGTCGGGTCGGGCAAGGCGCGTGCAAACCCGGCCACGGCATCGAGGGTGCCCCTGCAGTCGTAGGGCTCGACGGGCGCATCGCCGGCGTCCGCGAGCGACAGCACCTCCGGCACGTCCACGTCGTGCGGCATCGAGTAGTGCTTGAGGTACTGCGACTCCGCCCGGATCGCCCGAGGGCCGAAGCGAGTGCCCGGCCGGTAGGTCACGCCCGAGTCGTACGGCACGCCGTAGACCAGCCAGTCGATCGGCCGAGCCTCGGACTCGACGTCCTCGAGCCTGGGATACCGACCGAACGTGCAGATGCCGCCGAAGCGGGGTTGCAGCCGCGGGTTGGGGAGCTGGGTGCGTCGCTCGTTCATCAAGCCTCCCTCACAGGCTCCGCGCCGGCGTGATCACGCCGCGGCACTCGCCGAAACCGATGCGGCGGAAGCCCTCTCGCTGGCAGTAGCCCTTGATGATGACCTCGTCGCCGTCGGCCAGGAACTTGCGTTCTTCGCCGGTGGGCAGGGTGATGGGCGTGCGATCGGTACCGGGGACGAGCTTCGGCGGATCGGCGAACGCGTCGCCGTTCCAGGTCAGCTCGAGCAGGCAGCCGCGGCTGTCGCGCGTCTTGCCCGAGACGGTGCCGCTGGCCAGCAGGTCGCCGGGCTGCATGTTGCAGCCGTTG includes these proteins:
- a CDS encoding biotin carboxylase, with translation MSQTSTIDAPTDAASTEERHAAVAKAKPLRSNRATRRKPKTLRGISEIRRFFHRNDEPIYFISATNFNLLGMDEWIRNFTFICYIDCFDGQHPNVFVPPERPHEPFESIEDINNYLLRHPAVKKLIRDRGSESKSNGKAVFLMFDETTEKLCAELGVEVCFPSASLRNAVDDKMETTRIGNKARVYSVPNKLAKVRSYEHLRKAAGRLGDDLVIQTAYGDSGHTTFFVSSEKDFAKHEADIVSAPEVKIMKRIRCRGSALEACVTRHGTIVGPLMTELVGFSELTPYKGGWCGNEVFADAFDRRIRRNARRAAAAFGDQLREMGYRGYFELDFLTDLDTGRVYLGECNPRITGASSMTNLAAFAHADAPLFLFHLLEWMGIDYELDVEELNERWADPDNIDSWSQLVLKSTDDTVDQITQAPPSGIYELDGRGQMRYVRMQTHRRTVQYENRAFYLRIAGVGDYRYEGADLGILVSPGRFMDDDFKLTRRARQWIAGLRGMYGGEGVAPAEQPEPTGFKLL
- a CDS encoding C45 family peptidase; translation: MNPPADTRPRLLFRALDEAEHRDEVRDVFYAYWPSYRSWIARSGRTPSARRSREAYLGCMPEMEPVLEHQRDAFGTEAEVLRLLTLYAPPPMVRGCSQAVWIGDGDAALVRNYDHAPQLSDGLVLRANWGGTRTLAMTDCLVGALDGINEHGVAIALAFGGRPAHGDGFAASMLVRYALQVASTTDEAVDAMRRVPCAMTYTFLIIDAQAHHATVYAAPDRLPKIDHLPASTNHQGRIEWPRYAAFSKTAERLAHLRACLDANPSLHELQRALLEPPLHRTGYERGSGTLYTATYRTADRCLELHWPDARMAIGLEGDMPEPHLAVYDTS
- the speB gene encoding agmatinase codes for the protein MNERRTQLPNPRLQPRFGGICTFGRYPRLEDVESEARPIDWLVYGVPYDSGVTYRPGTRFGPRAIRAESQYLKHYSMPHDVDVPEVLSLADAGDAPVEPYDCRGTLDAVAGFARALPDPTHTKLLAIGGDHSIAYANMRATFERRGGEALAAVHFDTHLDTVDAVWGERWGHASPFVRAIEDGLIDPKRMISIGIKGPLNSKDDLAYARDHGITIVSQDDLDAGEGEAAIRGFLDRTAGSATYATFDVDCIDPAYAPGTGTPCPGGLTPREAFALLRRMRGASIVGADIVEVLPERDPGGYTALLAAHVAFEILCLDAAQRGPAE